The window CGACTCGGGCGGATTGGCGGCAACACGGTTCACCACTTCGCGAATTACCCGCTGGGCGTTGACGGCGTTCTTTTGCAGATTACCAATTACCATTTCGACGGTAACGCTGTCGTGGTCAGGGTGCCAGCAGTCGTAGTCGGTGACCAGGGCCAGGGTGGCGTAGGCGATTTCGGCCTCGCGGGCTAGCTTAGCCTCGGGCAGATTGGTCATGCCGATGATGGTCGCGCCCCAGCTGCGGTACAGCTCTGACTCGGCCTTGGTGGAGAAGGCAGGCCCCTCCATGCAGACGTAGGTGCCGCCCCGGTGCAGATCAACATCGGGTAGCTCCAAGCTTTCTACGGCATCGGCGAGCACCTTTGCCAGGGCTGGGCAAACCGGATCGCCAAAGGTGATGTGGCCCACTAGCCCTTCACCAAAAAAGGTGTTGACTCGGTTGCGGGTGCGATCGATAAATTGGTC is drawn from Leptolyngbya subtilissima AS-A7 and contains these coding sequences:
- a CDS encoding S-methyl-5'-thioadenosine phosphorylase — its product is MAAQAQIGIIGGSGLYQMEALTDIEEVRVDTPFGSPSDAIILGTLDGTRVAFLARHGRGHTLMPTELPFRANIYAMKSLGVEYLISASAVGSLKEAAKPLDMVVPDQFIDRTRNRVNTFFGEGLVGHITFGDPVCPALAKVLADAVESLELPDVDLHRGGTYVCMEGPAFSTKAESELYRSWGATIIGMTNLPEAKLAREAEIAYATLALVTDYDCWHPDHDSVTVEMVIGNLQKNAVNAQRVIREVVNRVAANPPESEAHSALKYAIITPFDKAPAATLDKLSLLLKKYLPQ